From Streptobacillus ratti, the proteins below share one genomic window:
- a CDS encoding type II secretion system F family protein, whose protein sequence is MNKVKFRKEIVSRLEILLRNEIDIIDSVNVLCNIYVGKEKEKLLRLKKDLEKGKTLRESFKNINNNKEFLSYISIVEKTGNIQQVFNILKEKYEFEDNILKEIMNIISYPVILLLTSFIILLVMMLTIVPKFVEIYKDLNAELPLLTKILISISDKIIKYNILIILIFLILFLFIRYFININRYIIDKYKFNIKIYRDIFLMRYIQGVYVQLKSGIDFYDAVKNLNIVENDYFIYEMDKIIKKISKGTPLKKIYVNKKIFDNEFTSIINIAEKTGDLANSFENLYLIYSNKVSSKIKIILKLLEPISIIVIALLIGGVLVSLMLPLLNVGEMII, encoded by the coding sequence ATGAATAAAGTAAAATTTAGAAAGGAAATAGTAAGTAGATTAGAAATTCTATTAAGAAATGAAATAGATATTATTGATAGTGTAAATGTTTTATGTAATATATATGTAGGAAAAGAAAAAGAGAAATTACTTAGATTAAAGAAAGATTTAGAAAAAGGAAAGACTTTAAGAGAGAGTTTTAAGAATATTAACAACAATAAAGAATTTTTAAGTTACATTTCTATAGTAGAAAAAACTGGTAATATACAACAGGTATTTAATATTCTTAAAGAAAAATATGAATTTGAAGATAATATATTAAAGGAAATTATGAATATTATTAGTTATCCTGTCATATTACTACTTACATCTTTCATAATATTGTTAGTTATGATGTTGACAATAGTTCCAAAATTTGTAGAAATTTATAAGGATTTAAATGCAGAATTACCTTTACTTACAAAAATATTAATATCGATTTCAGATAAAATAATTAAGTATAATATTTTAATTATTCTTATATTTTTAATATTATTTCTATTTATTAGATACTTTATAAACATAAATAGATATATCATTGATAAATATAAGTTTAATATTAAAATTTATAGAGATATTTTTTTGATGAGGTATATACAAGGAGTTTATGTGCAATTAAAATCAGGTATAGATTTTTATGATGCAGTAAAAAATTTAAATATAGTAGAAAATGACTATTTTATATATGAAATGGATAAGATAATAAAAAAGATATCTAAAGGGACACCTTTGAAGAAAATATATGTTAATAAAAAGATATTTGATAATGAATTTACATCTATAATAAATATTGCAGAAAAAACGGGAGATTTAGCAAATAGCTTTGAAAACCTATATTTAATCTATTCTAATAAAGTTAGTTCTAAAATAAAAATTATACTAAAATTATTAGAACCTATAAGCATAATAGTTATAGCACTATTAATAGGTGGTGTGTTAGTATCTTTAATGTTGCCGTTATTAAATGTAGGTGAAATGATAATTTGA
- a CDS encoding prepilin peptidase, whose translation MIYVTYLLLLYISYIDFVEGYIYDRDLIVLSIFLYLSTSSGFYSSYIGMGIFTLPFFILWILESYFNFEIIGMGDIKLMLVFGMYFGMKDMYFLLTFYEVMYFSSLIYSLILRKKYIPFAPAMCFSFIIHDLGVCN comes from the coding sequence ATGATATATGTCACTTATTTATTATTGCTATATATCTCATATATAGATTTTGTTGAGGGCTATATATATGATAGAGATCTTATTGTATTATCCATATTTTTATATCTTTCTACTAGTAGTGGGTTTTATAGTAGCTATATAGGTATGGGTATTTTTACTCTACCTTTCTTTATATTATGGATATTAGAATCATATTTTAATTTTGAAATTATAGGTATGGGAGATATTAAATTAATGCTTGTATTTGGTATGTATTTTGGAATGAAAGATATGTATTTTCTTTTGACATTTTATGAAGTAATGTATTTTAGCTCTTTGATTTATTCTTTAATTTTAAGAAAAAAATATATACCATTTGCTCCGGCTATGTGTTTTTCTTTTATTATACATGATTTAGGAGTATGTAATTAG